A region from the Canis aureus isolate CA01 chromosome 10, VMU_Caureus_v.1.0, whole genome shotgun sequence genome encodes:
- the ZNF483 gene encoding zinc finger protein 483 isoform X2: MVSVLRRTESPESVTFKDVAVNFSRGEWRRLEPFQKELYKEVLLENLKNLEFLGFPVSKLDLISQFKWVELPWLLEKEVSKGSRSECEPTGELKESFRNQDVLLDESTLDKIIERCLMSGNYGSMGESRKHGSKEYSQLAVTQKKSHGRGSKGEEFDPEKSPFGSNFRQTSDIIKHLRVYLRKKSRRYNEGKKPFSFHSDLILNRKEHTGEKPRKCNEGRKVLGHSSSLTEHQKHQKHQKVHFAGKARKCTNCGIAFTHSSSFKKKKSSMCEKCWKILNRETTSDKDEGAEMGEKTHKCSKCGKAFGYSASLTKHRRIHTGEKPYMCNECGKAFSDSSSLTPHHRTHSGEKPYKCDDCGKAFTLSAHLIKHQRVHTGEKPYKCKECGRPFSDSSSLIQHQRIHTGEKPYTCNNCGKSFSHSSSLSKHQRIHTGEKPYKCGECGKAFRQNSCLTRHQRIHTGEKPYLCNDCGMTFSHFTSVIYHQRLHSGEKPYKCNQCEKAFPTHSLLSRHQRIHTGVKPYKCKECGKSFSQSSSLNEHHRIHTGEKPYECSYCGASFSRSSILVEHLKIHTGRREYECNECEKTFKSNSGLIRHRGFHSGE; this comes from the exons GAATCTGTGACATTCAAGGATGTGGCAGTGAACTTTTCCAGAGGAGAGTGGAGGAGGCTGGAGCCTTTTCAGAAGGAGCTCTATAAGGAAGTGCTACTGGAGAACTTGAAGAACCTAGAGTTTCTGG GCTTTCCAGTTTCCAAATTAGATTTGATTTCCCAGTTTAAGTGGGTTGAACTGCCGTGGCTGCTGGAAAAAGAAGTTTCAAAAGGCTCCAGATCAG agTGTGAACCTACAGGTGAATTGAAGGAATCCTTTCGAAATCAAGATGTTCTTCTGGATGAATCAACTTTagataaaataatagaaagatgCTTAATGAGTGGTAATTATGGCTCCATGGGAGAGTCCCGGAAGCATGGTAGTAAGGAATATTCACAACTCGCAGTCACACAAAAGAAATCTCATGGGAGAGGCAGTAAGGGTGAGGAATTTGACCCAGAAAAGAGCCCCTTTGGAAGTAATTTCAGGCAAACCTCGGACATAATTAAACATCTGAGAGTCTACTTAAGGAAGAAATCTCGGAGGTATAATGAAGGCAAGAAGCCCTTTAGTTTTCACTCAGACCTTATTCTGAACCGCAAAGAACACACTGGAGAAAAGCCACGGAAATGTAATGAAGGCAGGAAAGTCTTAGGTCACTCTTCATCCCTCACCGAACATCAGAAACATCAGAAACATCAGAAAGTACATTTTGCAGGGAAGGCCCGGAAGTGCACTAACTGTGGGATAGCCTTTACACACAGCTcatcctttaagaaaaaaaagtcctctatgtgtgaaaaatgttggaaaattttaaatcGAGAAACAACCTCAGATAAAGATGAGGGAGCTGAGATGGGAGAGAAAACCCATAAATGCAGTAAATGCGGAAAAGCCTTCGGCTATAGTGCCTCACTGACCAAACACCGGAGAATTCACACAGGGGAGAAACCCTACATGTGCAATGAGTGTGGAAAAGCTTTCAGTGACAGTTCATCCCTCACGCCACATCACAGAACTCATAGTGGAGAGAAACCCTACAAATGTGATGACTGTGGAAAAGCTTTCACCCTGAGTGCCCACCTCATCAAACACCAGAGAGttcatactggagaaaaaccctataaatgtaaagaatgtgggagACCCTTCAGTGACAGTTCATCTCTTATCCAACATCAGcgaattcatactggagaaaaacccTACACGTGTAACAACTGTGGGAAATCCTTCAGTCACAGCTCGTCCCTTTCCAAACACCAGAggattcatactggagagaaaccctataaatgtgGGGAGTGTGGAAAAGCCTTCAGACAGAATTCTTGCCTTACTCGACATCAGAGGAtccacactggagaaaaaccctACTTGTGTAACGACTGCGGGATGACCTTTAGCCATTTTACATCCGTCATTTATCACCAGAGACTTCATTCGGGAGAAAAGCCCTACAAGTGTAACCAGTGTGAGAAAGCCTTCCCTACGCACTCACTCCTCAGTCggcatcagagaattcatactggcgtaaaaccttacaaatgtaaagaatgtgggaaatCCTTCAGTCAGAGTTCATCGCTTAATGAGCACCACCGTATTCACACCGGAGAGAAGCCCTATGAATGTAGCTACTGTGGAGCAAGCTTCAGCCGGAGCTCGATCCTTGTAGAACACCTCAAAATCCACACTGGGAGGAGAGAGtatgaatgtaatgaatgtgaAAAGACATTTAAGAGTAACTCAGGCCTCATCAGACATCGGGGATTTCATTCTGGAGAGTAA